In the genome of Paenibacillus pabuli, the window GGACAACGATGAACGCCGTAGCCCGTCAGCTGCGTCCCAAGCAGGTCAAAGGTGTGGAAGTGGTTCAACTTAAGGGAGGCGTAAGCCATTCCCATGTGAATACGTATGCGGCAGAGATTGTTCATTTATTTGCGGAAGCGTTCCATACGGTTCCACGATATTTGCCGTTGCCCGTGATCTTCGACAATATTGAAGTCAAAAAAATGGTAGAAGCAGACCGGCACATAGGCAGAATTGTGGAGCTGGGCCGACAGGCGAATATTGCCATGTTTACCGTAGGTACAGTGAAGGAAGATGCACTTTTGTTCAGGCTAGGGTACTTTAATGAAGAAGAACAGCAATTACTGATGCATTCAGGTGCAGGTGACATTTGTTCACGTTTTTTTGATGCCGAGGGCCGTTTGATCAGTGAAGAAATTAACAATAGAACCGTCGGAATTGATCTGGCCGAGCTGCGAAATAAGGAAAAATCGATTCTCGTGGCCGGGGGAAAGCGTAAAATAGAAGCCATTCATGCTGCACTCAAAGGTCACTACGCCAACATTTTGGTAACAGACCAGTACACAGCTCAGGCTTTGCTTCGATTATAATTCAAGGGATGACAACATCTGCCACGCAACATGGGCGGATGTTTTGCTTTCTTAGGCAGAAGATATATTGTACGATTTCATCCCGGTTAGGAAATCCTTCTGTTTGATGAAGTTTTCATGGAATGTGTTAAGATTTCAATATTGAACAAAAGTTCATATTGATTTTTACATATGTTCATGTTAGGGTAGGGATATAGAAAATAACTAGTTCAGATAAGGGGAGATTCAATTGACTACATCACAATTAGCCAAAATGATAGATCATACCTTGCTTCGTGCAGATGCAACACAAAGTGAAATGGCCAAATTGACCGAAGAAGCGAAACAATATCTGTTTGCTTCTGTATGTGTTAACCCGGGCTGGGTTGCTTATGCTGCTGAACAGCTTCAAGGTACTGGCGTAGATATTTGTACCGTGATCGGTTTCCCTCTGGGAGCTTCCACTTCCGAGACCAAAGCGTTCGAAACCAAAGACGCCATCGCCAAAGGTGCTACTGAGGTGGATATGGTCATCAACATTAGTGCGTTGAAAGACGGAAAAGATGACGTTGTGGAGCAGGATATCCGTGCAGTTGTTGAAGCAGCAGCGGGTAAAGCTTTGGTGAAAGTCATTATTGAAACTTGTCTGTTGACGGATGAAGAGAAAGTACGTGCATGTCAGGCAGCAGTAAAAGCTGGAGCTGATTTTGTCAAAACGTCCACAGGTTTCTCTACAGGTGGAGCAACGCCAGAAGATATCGCTTTGATGCGTCGTACCGTTGGTCCAAATGTAGGTGTTAAGGCTTCCGGCGGCGTGCGTAGTCTGGAAGATATGCAAAAAATGATCGATGCTGGAGCAACTCGTATTGGCGCAAGTTCCGGTGTGAAAATCATGCAAGGTGAACAATCTACATCTAATTATTAATTCGTGAGCAAGTTAGCTCCACAAATTTCAGTAGATGTAGCTTGAATTTACAAAAGGTATTCACTTGTTCTTCATATCTCTCTTTGAACGGATGTGAAGAACAAGTTTTAAATCTGATTGTGATTTTCCATATTTTAATTAAAAGAGTATCATAAAAAACCGAATTTATTGTAAGCGCTTCAACCGTTTTCTGAAAGGTTAATTCATCACATTTATGGGAAACCTTTGAGCTGAATAAACAACCGGCTTAACTACCTTCAAAGGAGAGATAGAATGAAATTCCTAATTGCCCTTCTTGGTATACTTGTTGTATTTGGACTAGCATATCTGGTCAGCAACGGTAAGAAGAAGATCCGATATCGTCCACTAATCATCATGATCGTTTTACAAGTAATATTGGGATACGCATTGTTAAACACAGAAGTGGGAACCTTTTTGATTGGCGGTTTTGCGACCATATTTGAAAGTTTGCTTGGTTATGCGAATGAAGGCATCGCGTTTGTATTCGGTGGCTTGACTACCGTTGGTGCAGACAGTGGGGGCGCGCCGTTCTTCCTCAGTGTATTGATGCCAATCGTCGTCATCTCAGCGCTCATTGGGATATTGCAGTATATCCGAATCTTACCTTTTGTTATAAAATATATTGGTCTGGTATTAAGCAAAGTCAACGGAATGGGCAAACTGGAATCATATAACGCGGTTGCTTCGGCTGTATTGGGGCAATCTGAAGTGTTCATTTCTGTAAAAAAACAAATTGGGTTGCTGCCTAAACATCGGCTGTACACCTTGTGTGCCTCGGCGATGTCCACGGTATCGATGTCGATTGTCGGTGCCTATATGTCCATGATTGATCCGAAATATGTGGTTACGGCACTTGTGCTGAACCTGTTTGGCGGTTTTATCATTGCTTCCATCGTGAATCCTTATGAGGTTTCCCCGGAAGAAGATATATTGGAAGTACAGGAAGAGGAAAAACAATCCTTCTTCGAAATGCTGGGCGAGTACATTATGGATGGTTTCAAAGTAGCTATCGTCGTAGCTGCAATGTTAATCGGTTTTGTTGCTTTGATCGCACTGGTTAACGGGATCTTCAGTGCAGTGCTCGGCATTTCGTTCCAGGAACTGCTTGGTTATGTGTTTGCACCATTTGCCTTCATTATGGGTGTTCCTTGGAAAGAAGCGATTCAAGCGGGAAGTATTATGGCTACCAAAATGGTATCCAACGAGTTCGTTGCCATGCTTGATCTGACCAAACAGACTGCATTGTCTGCCAGAACAACAGGGATCGTATCTGTCTTCCTCGTATCGTTCGCCAACTTCTCTTCGATCGGTATTATTGCCGGTGCGGTGAAGGGACTTCATGAGAAACAAGGTAATGTGGTGGCCCGCTTCGGTCTGAAACTGCTTTACGGTGCATCGCTTGTCAGCGTGCTGTCTGCGATCATCGCCGGACTGTTCTTGTAAAGCCGGATTATTGGAAGGAGTGCTTAAGTTATGTCAACATTCAAAAGAGTACATCTGATCGTTATGGATTCAGTGGGAATAGGTGAAGCGCCGGATGCAGCGGAATTCGATGATTTCGACGTCGACACCTTTGGTCACATTGCACGTGAACGCGGAGGGCTGAACATGCCTCATATGGCCAGCCTTGGACTATCCAACATTAAAAAAATTGAAGGTATCCCTGTCGCGGATGCACCCAAAGCGTATTATACCAAAATGCAGGAAGCATCCCGAGGTAAAGATACAATGACAGGGCACTGGGAGATTATGGGTCTTTATATTGATACCCCTTTCCGCGTATTTGAGAATGGCTTCCCGGATGAGCTGATTCAGCGCATTGAAGAGAAGACAGGCCGCAAAGTCATTGGTAATAAACCTGCCAGCGGCACAGAAATCATTGATGAGCTGGGCGAAGAGCATGTCAAAACAGGCGCCTTGATTATATATACTTCCGCAGATTCGGTTCTGCAGATTGCAGCTCATGAGGATGTTGTTCCATTGAAAGAACTGTATGAAATCTGTGAGTTCTGCCGCGAGATTACGCTCGACGATCCTTACATGCTGGGCCGTATTATTGCCCGTCCGTTTGTAGGCGAAGTAGGGAACTTCAAGCGTACAGCTAATCGTCACGACTACGCGCTCAAACCATTTGGCCGTACCGTGATGAATGAACTCAAAGATGGCGGATTTGATGTTATCGCATTGGGAAAAATTTCGGATATTTATGATGGCGAGGGTGTAACCAAGTCTGTACGTACCGTCTCCAACATGGATGGCATGGACAAACTGTCCGAAACAATGGATGAGGAGTTCACTGGACTCAGCTTCCTGAACCTGGTTGACTTCGATGCCTTGTTCGGTCACCGTCGTGATCCACAAGGCTACGCTCAGGCGCTTGAAGAGTATGATGCTCGTTTGCCTGAGATCTTCAGCAAAATGACGGACGATGATCTGCTGCTCATCACAGCTGACCATGGTAATGATCCAACCTATCGCGGTACGGACCATACACGAGAGTATGTGCCGCTGCTTGTATACTCTCCGCGCTTCAGCGAGGGTAAACAGCTTGAGCTGCGCAGCACGTTTGCAGATATAGGAGCAACCGTAGCTGAGAACTTTGGAGTGACACTGCCGGAATATGGAACAAGCTTCCTGAAGGATTTGAAATAGTCCGAATTCTGACCATTAACTGAACTTGAGGAAACTGATATTTTCTTAAAAATAAAGTTGGACAGGATAACCATTGGGGCAGCTTTGTCTGCTCCGATCCCTGCCTTCATTCAATCACATGGATAACTGGAGGAGATTTAAACATGAGTACACATATTGGAGCTAAACCCGGGGATATCGCAGAAACAATCCTTTTACCAGGAGACCCATTACGTGCAAAATTTATTGCTGATACGTACCTTGAAGATGTGGTTTGTTACAACGAAGTTCGCGGAATGCTCGGATTCACGGGTACATATCAAGGACACCGTATTTCGGTGCAAGGCTCAGGTATGGGGATTCCGTCGTTCAGCATCTATGCCAACGAACTGATCAGCGAATATGGCGTGAAAAACCTGATTCGTGTAGGTACTTGCGGCGGTATGCAGGAACATGTGCGCGTACGTGACGTAATTCTGGCGCAAGCAGCATGTACGGATTCCAGCATGAACAAGCTCGTATTCGGTGGATATGATTTCTCCCCGATCGCGACGTTCTCCCTGCTGAAAGAAGCCTATGACCGCGCAACTGCCAAAGGCATGAAAATTCACGTCGGTAACGTATTCAGCTCCGATTCCTTCTATCGTGACGACCGTTCCGTGACTGAAAAATTGATGCAGCACGGCGTACTGGGCGTGGAGATGGAAACAACGGCACTGTACACACTTGCAGCCAAATTTGGCGTAAACGCACTGACGATCCTGACGGTAAGTGATCACTTGCTGACAGGGGAAGAAACTTCCGCTGAAGAACGCCAAAAAACGTTCAACGACATGATGGTGGTAGCACTGGAAACAGCAATTACGTTGTAATTGTTGCATTTTATATTCAATATTCACTGTTTTTGATCGTAACTTTTGTATTGAGGAGCACGTAGTGGAGGAGCCGGAATCGATTCTGAAGAAGCGTTAGCGTTCGCCTTTGTCTCCGAATTTCAACCTTATCAATGGTTATTCAAAAGAAATTTGGAGACAACAGCGATCAAA includes:
- the deoD gene encoding purine-nucleoside phosphorylase gives rise to the protein MSTHIGAKPGDIAETILLPGDPLRAKFIADTYLEDVVCYNEVRGMLGFTGTYQGHRISVQGSGMGIPSFSIYANELISEYGVKNLIRVGTCGGMQEHVRVRDVILAQAACTDSSMNKLVFGGYDFSPIATFSLLKEAYDRATAKGMKIHVGNVFSSDSFYRDDRSVTEKLMQHGVLGVEMETTALYTLAAKFGVNALTILTVSDHLLTGEETSAEERQKTFNDMMVVALETAITL
- the deoC gene encoding deoxyribose-phosphate aldolase, with product MIDHTLLRADATQSEMAKLTEEAKQYLFASVCVNPGWVAYAAEQLQGTGVDICTVIGFPLGASTSETKAFETKDAIAKGATEVDMVINISALKDGKDDVVEQDIRAVVEAAAGKALVKVIIETCLLTDEEKVRACQAAVKAGADFVKTSTGFSTGGATPEDIALMRRTVGPNVGVKASGGVRSLEDMQKMIDAGATRIGASSGVKIMQGEQSTSNY
- a CDS encoding NupC/NupG family nucleoside CNT transporter, yielding MKFLIALLGILVVFGLAYLVSNGKKKIRYRPLIIMIVLQVILGYALLNTEVGTFLIGGFATIFESLLGYANEGIAFVFGGLTTVGADSGGAPFFLSVLMPIVVISALIGILQYIRILPFVIKYIGLVLSKVNGMGKLESYNAVASAVLGQSEVFISVKKQIGLLPKHRLYTLCASAMSTVSMSIVGAYMSMIDPKYVVTALVLNLFGGFIIASIVNPYEVSPEEDILEVQEEEKQSFFEMLGEYIMDGFKVAIVVAAMLIGFVALIALVNGIFSAVLGISFQELLGYVFAPFAFIMGVPWKEAIQAGSIMATKMVSNEFVAMLDLTKQTALSARTTGIVSVFLVSFANFSSIGIIAGAVKGLHEKQGNVVARFGLKLLYGASLVSVLSAIIAGLFL
- the deoB gene encoding phosphopentomutase, which produces MSTFKRVHLIVMDSVGIGEAPDAAEFDDFDVDTFGHIARERGGLNMPHMASLGLSNIKKIEGIPVADAPKAYYTKMQEASRGKDTMTGHWEIMGLYIDTPFRVFENGFPDELIQRIEEKTGRKVIGNKPASGTEIIDELGEEHVKTGALIIYTSADSVLQIAAHEDVVPLKELYEICEFCREITLDDPYMLGRIIARPFVGEVGNFKRTANRHDYALKPFGRTVMNELKDGGFDVIALGKISDIYDGEGVTKSVRTVSNMDGMDKLSETMDEEFTGLSFLNLVDFDALFGHRRDPQGYAQALEEYDARLPEIFSKMTDDDLLLITADHGNDPTYRGTDHTREYVPLLVYSPRFSEGKQLELRSTFADIGATVAENFGVTLPEYGTSFLKDLK
- a CDS encoding sugar-binding transcriptional regulator, which codes for MDLEKQRLSIEAAKLYYQSDYSQQDIAVRLGVSRPTVSRLLQYAKDRGYVRIEIMDPLEDIDIIAGELKAKYDLDTALVCFAPLKSDEEILKHISKRAADYLQDTVQDADIIGVTWGTTMNAVARQLRPKQVKGVEVVQLKGGVSHSHVNTYAAEIVHLFAEAFHTVPRYLPLPVIFDNIEVKKMVEADRHIGRIVELGRQANIAMFTVGTVKEDALLFRLGYFNEEEQQLLMHSGAGDICSRFFDAEGRLISEEINNRTVGIDLAELRNKEKSILVAGGKRKIEAIHAALKGHYANILVTDQYTAQALLRL